The region GGGTTTGCCCCGGTGACAGACCTTTGACCTGACGCAAAAACGCGCTGCCATCCGGTGTCTGCAAAAACATGCCGCCCTGACCCTTGATCGGTCGGTCTGCGACCGCGCGATAAATGGTGCCTGGACGTGGCGCATCGCCATCAATCAAGAAATCAGACAGTTTTCCGTCAACCATTAGCGCCGCAGCCTCACGGTCGTTCACTTGGTCTAGGATGATTTGGCGACCCTTCATGGGAAATCCTTATACATTGGAAAACCTGCGGCGCTTAGCAGGGCAGCGGTTTCAGCAAGTGGCAAGCCAACGATGCCAGTAAATGATCCGCTAATCCAAGGAATAAAAGCACCAGCGGGACCCTGAATTGCATAAGCACCAGCTTTGCCTTGCCAGTCGTTAGTCGCAAGATAGCTGTTCAATTCTTGGTCCGAAAGACGCTTCATCTTGGCGAAGCTGACCACGTCTTTGTGCCACATCTGGTCGCCCTTACGCAGGGCCACAGATGTAATAATGCTGTGGCGACGTCCACCCAGGGCAATTAGAAATTCGGCAGCCTGGGCAACGTCCTGGGGTTTTCCCAGAATACGCCGACCTAAAGCCACGGTTGTATCAGCGCACAAAACTATATCAGTGTGATCTGCCCGTACTGCGGCAACTTTTTC is a window of Cognatishimia sp. WU-CL00825 DNA encoding:
- a CDS encoding nucleoside triphosphate pyrophosphatase; its protein translation is MKLILGSGSPRRKELLAQIGVVADDIRPPDIDETPRRGEAPRAYCGRIAREKVAAVRADHTDIVLCADTTVALGRRILGKPQDVAQAAEFLIALGGRRHSIITSVALRKGDQMWHKDVVSFAKMKRLSDQELNSYLATNDWQGKAGAYAIQGPAGAFIPWISGSFTGIVGLPLAETAALLSAAGFPMYKDFP